In a genomic window of Mucilaginibacter sp. KACC 22063:
- the xylA gene encoding xylose isomerase yields the protein MSNIITGEKEFFKGIGAIAYEGPQSDNPLAYRWYDENKVVAGKTMKEHLRFAVAYWHSFCGNGADPFGGPTHIFPWDTKSDAVERAKDKMDAAFEFFTKLGLPYYCFHDVDVVDYGNDINENDRRLQAMVDYAKQKQAASGVKLLWGTANLFSHRRYMNGASTNPDFHVLAHGAAQVKAALDATIALGGENYVFWGGREGYMSLLNTNMKREQEHLAKFLHASKDYARKQGFKGTFFIEPKPCEPTKHQYDYDAATVLGFLQKYDLLNDFKLNLEVNHATLAGHTFQHELQVAADAGLLGSIDANRGDAQNGWDTDQFPNNLEEVAEYMLIILEAGGFQGGGINFDAKIRRNSTDPADLFYAHIGGVDMFARALVIADNILQKSDYKKIRTDRYASFDSGKGKEFEEGKLSLEDLRSYAIENGEPATISGKQEYLENLINRYI from the coding sequence ATGTCGAATATTATTACAGGGGAAAAAGAATTTTTCAAAGGAATAGGCGCTATAGCCTATGAAGGCCCGCAAAGTGACAATCCGTTAGCATACCGCTGGTATGACGAAAATAAAGTGGTAGCAGGTAAAACCATGAAAGAGCATCTGCGCTTTGCAGTGGCTTACTGGCATTCGTTCTGCGGTAATGGCGCCGATCCGTTTGGCGGCCCTACGCATATTTTTCCATGGGATACAAAAAGTGATGCTGTAGAGCGTGCTAAGGATAAAATGGATGCTGCGTTCGAGTTTTTTACCAAACTTGGTTTGCCATATTATTGCTTCCATGATGTGGATGTTGTTGATTACGGTAACGATATTAATGAAAACGACCGTCGCCTGCAGGCAATGGTTGATTATGCTAAACAAAAGCAAGCTGCCAGCGGCGTGAAATTACTTTGGGGTACCGCTAACCTATTCTCGCACCGCCGTTACATGAATGGCGCTTCTACCAATCCTGATTTCCATGTATTGGCACATGGTGCTGCACAGGTTAAAGCGGCATTGGATGCAACAATTGCATTAGGTGGCGAAAATTATGTGTTCTGGGGTGGCCGTGAAGGCTATATGAGTCTGCTGAATACCAACATGAAACGCGAGCAGGAACACCTGGCTAAATTTTTACATGCATCAAAAGATTATGCGCGTAAACAAGGCTTTAAAGGTACTTTCTTTATTGAGCCTAAACCATGCGAGCCAACCAAGCACCAGTATGATTATGATGCGGCTACCGTACTCGGCTTTTTGCAGAAGTACGACCTGCTGAACGATTTCAAACTGAACCTGGAAGTAAACCATGCTACTTTGGCAGGGCATACCTTTCAGCACGAGTTGCAGGTAGCTGCTGATGCCGGTTTATTAGGCTCCATTGATGCTAACCGTGGCGATGCACAAAACGGCTGGGATACAGACCAGTTTCCTAATAACCTGGAAGAGGTTGCAGAATACATGCTGATCATTCTTGAGGCTGGTGGTTTCCAGGGTGGTGGTATCAATTTCGATGCGAAAATCCGTCGTAACTCAACTGATCCGGCTGACTTATTCTATGCACATATTGGAGGTGTAGATATGTTTGCCCGCGCACTTGTTATTGCTGACAACATCCTGCAAAAGTCTGATTATAAAAAGATTCGTACCGACAGATATGCTTCTTTCGATAGCGGTAAAGGTAAAGAATTTGAAGAAGGCAAACTATCGCTTGAAGATCTGCGCAGCTACGCCATTGAAAACGGCGAACCGGCAACTATAAGCGGTAAGCAGGAATATCTTGAAAACCTGATCAATCGTTACATATAA
- a CDS encoding xylulokinase, with amino-acid sequence MLLLGIDIGTSSVKVSVIDAETQKSIASSQYPDQESPIKSLEVGWAEQSPQMWWEQAQKAILLCNQTKKYNPSDIAAIGIAYQMHGLVLVDKDQQLLRDSIIWCDSRAVPYGNKAFDAIGHDRCLEHLLNSPGNFTASKLAWVKANEPEIYDKIDKIMLPGDFIAMKLTGEITTSVSALSEGVFYDFITDDISEDVVNYFGFEKRFFPEIRPVFSEHGKTQPEISAQLGLKAGIPVAFKAGDQPNNALSLNVLKPGEVAATAGTSGVIYGVSDSLTYDPQSRVNTFAHVNYAPDDKHLGVLLCINGTGSLNRWAKNLFGASYSYKEMNDMAASIRPGSNGLRVLPFGNGAERMLNNQLVGVHFQNIDLNLHTQAHIFRAVQEGIASAFRYGLDIMRENGMSPSIIRAGKANLFLSDVFAQSFVNLTGVPVELYDNDGSVGAALGAGIGAAFFKAPAEAFANAKPIQLIEPNGNLEYVYEEWKALLEKQLVVEQLI; translated from the coding sequence ATGTTGCTGTTAGGCATAGACATTGGTACATCGTCGGTAAAGGTTTCTGTAATTGATGCAGAAACTCAAAAATCGATTGCATCTTCACAATACCCGGATCAGGAATCGCCCATCAAATCATTAGAGGTTGGCTGGGCAGAGCAATCGCCGCAAATGTGGTGGGAGCAAGCCCAAAAAGCTATTTTGCTTTGTAATCAAACAAAAAAATATAACCCTTCGGATATAGCAGCAATTGGTATTGCTTATCAAATGCATGGTTTGGTGTTGGTTGATAAAGATCAGCAGTTGCTTCGCGATAGTATTATCTGGTGCGATAGCCGTGCTGTTCCTTATGGAAACAAGGCTTTCGATGCTATTGGACACGATCGCTGCCTGGAGCATCTGCTAAATTCACCGGGAAATTTTACGGCGTCAAAACTGGCTTGGGTAAAAGCCAATGAGCCGGAGATTTACGATAAGATTGACAAGATCATGTTACCCGGCGATTTTATTGCCATGAAACTGACGGGTGAAATAACAACATCGGTATCTGCTTTATCAGAAGGTGTGTTTTATGATTTTATAACAGATGATATTTCTGAAGATGTGGTCAATTATTTCGGGTTTGAAAAGCGATTCTTTCCTGAAATACGCCCTGTTTTTTCGGAACACGGAAAAACACAACCTGAAATATCAGCGCAATTAGGTCTGAAGGCAGGTATTCCTGTTGCGTTTAAGGCAGGCGATCAGCCTAATAATGCATTGTCGCTAAATGTGCTTAAACCCGGCGAGGTTGCCGCAACAGCCGGAACATCGGGTGTGATCTATGGCGTAAGCGATAGCCTGACTTATGATCCGCAGTCGAGAGTAAACACATTTGCCCACGTTAACTATGCACCAGATGATAAGCACCTGGGCGTGTTACTTTGTATCAATGGTACCGGAAGTTTAAACCGCTGGGCTAAAAATCTTTTCGGTGCATCGTACAGCTACAAAGAAATGAACGACATGGCGGCCTCCATCCGCCCGGGCAGTAATGGCCTGCGTGTATTACCATTTGGCAATGGTGCCGAACGTATGCTTAACAATCAACTGGTAGGCGTTCATTTCCAAAATATCGATCTTAACTTACATACACAGGCACATATTTTCAGGGCGGTGCAGGAAGGTATTGCTTCTGCCTTTAGATACGGACTTGATATTATGCGCGAAAATGGCATGTCGCCTTCTATTATCCGCGCGGGTAAAGCCAACCTGTTTTTGAGCGATGTATTCGCGCAAAGCTTTGTAAACCTTACAGGCGTGCCGGTTGAATTATATGACAACGACGGCAGTGTTGGCGCCGCATTAGGTGCCGGCATTGGTGCAGCATTCTTTAAAGCACCGGCAGAAGCATTTGCCAACGCCAAACCTATTCAGCTGATTGAACCAAACGGCAATCTGGAATATGTTTATGAAGAATGGAAGGCATTGTTAGAGAAACAACTCGTTGTAGAACAATTAATCTAA
- a CDS encoding LysR family transcriptional regulator, with the protein MNYTLHQLQVFVKVVQTQSVTKAAEELFLTQPGVSIQMRNFQEQFDIPLTEVIGRQLYVTEFGKEIATLAVEILDKVHAIDYRTAAFKGILSGRLKISSASTGKYVMPYFLSDFLKVHPGVDLTIDVNNKSKVIQSLEDNEVDFGLVSVLPDKLKVDEELLVVNKLYLVGNKDHVPKTKKETKDIFNQLPMIYREEGSATRLIMEGFFERTKIIVKKKMQLTSNEAVKQAVIAGLGYSIMPLIGIRNEIQNGELQIVPVSGFPIRSEWRLIWLKNKKLSPLALHYLDYVRTNKSDIIQKSFSWIENF; encoded by the coding sequence ATGAATTATACCCTTCATCAGCTTCAGGTTTTTGTAAAAGTGGTTCAAACGCAAAGTGTTACTAAAGCAGCCGAGGAGCTATTTTTAACACAGCCGGGTGTGTCTATACAGATGCGTAATTTTCAGGAACAGTTTGATATACCGCTTACCGAAGTAATTGGCAGGCAGCTTTATGTAACTGAGTTTGGGAAAGAAATAGCGACACTCGCTGTAGAGATCCTGGATAAAGTGCATGCGATAGACTATCGTACCGCTGCTTTCAAAGGCATACTTTCGGGCAGGTTGAAAATATCCAGCGCTTCTACCGGTAAGTACGTAATGCCTTATTTCCTTTCAGACTTTTTAAAGGTCCACCCTGGTGTGGACCTGACAATAGACGTGAACAACAAATCAAAAGTGATACAAAGCCTCGAGGACAATGAGGTAGATTTCGGGCTGGTATCCGTATTACCTGACAAGTTGAAGGTTGATGAGGAGTTACTGGTAGTCAACAAGCTATACCTGGTAGGTAATAAGGACCATGTACCGAAAACAAAAAAGGAAACAAAGGATATCTTTAACCAATTGCCGATGATCTACCGCGAAGAAGGATCGGCAACACGATTAATTATGGAAGGCTTTTTTGAGCGTACTAAAATTATCGTGAAGAAAAAAATGCAGCTTACCTCTAACGAGGCTGTGAAACAGGCTGTTATAGCAGGTTTAGGGTATTCTATTATGCCGCTGATTGGTATACGCAATGAAATTCAGAACGGCGAACTGCAGATCGTACCCGTTTCGGGCTTTCCCATTAGGTCTGAATGGCGGCTGATCTGGCTCAAAAACAAAAAGCTTTCCCCATTGGCTTTACATTACCTGGATTATGTAAGAACCAATAAATCAGATATTATTCAAAAAAGTTTTTCCTGGATAGAGAATTTTTAA
- a CDS encoding NADP-dependent isocitrate dehydrogenase, translating into MKKITVAKGDGIGPEIMDATLNIIMAAGAQIEIEEIEVGEQVYLSGNTSGIAKESWDNIRRNKIFLKAPITTPQGGGYKSLNVTTRKMLGLFANVRPCSSLYPFVPTKHPNLDMVIIRENEEDLYAGIEHQQTDEVIQCLKLVSRPGCEKIIRYAFEYAKANGRKKVTCFTKDNIMKQTDGLFHKVFDEIGEEYPDIVKEHWIIDIGAAKMADTPEIFDVIVTLNLYGDVLSDVAAQIAGSVGLAGSANIGEEYAMFEAIHGSAPRIAGQNKANPSGLLHGAIMMLNHIGQSHVAEKIHNAWLKTLEDGIHTYDIYREGVSKQKVSTSEFAEAIIERLGQVPSQLKAVKYEQKSQISLPAYQRKKPAEKALQGVDIFVHWQGHDANELGQLLNDLKTEHLQLTMISNRGIKVWPEGFKETFCTDHWRCRFSADGGSVPSKEEVIKLQELAHHKNVDVIKTENLYQFDGKAAYSLGQGQ; encoded by the coding sequence ATGAAAAAAATTACTGTAGCAAAAGGGGACGGTATCGGTCCGGAAATTATGGATGCCACGCTTAACATCATCATGGCGGCTGGCGCCCAAATTGAAATTGAAGAAATTGAGGTAGGTGAACAGGTTTACCTTTCGGGCAATACTTCGGGCATTGCCAAAGAATCATGGGATAACATCCGCCGCAACAAGATATTTCTCAAAGCGCCAATCACCACGCCACAAGGCGGCGGTTACAAAAGTTTAAATGTGACTACCCGTAAAATGCTTGGCCTTTTTGCTAATGTAAGGCCTTGCAGCAGCCTGTATCCTTTTGTTCCTACCAAGCACCCCAACCTTGATATGGTGATCATCCGCGAGAATGAAGAAGACCTATACGCAGGTATAGAGCATCAGCAAACCGACGAGGTAATCCAATGCCTGAAACTGGTAAGCAGGCCAGGGTGTGAAAAAATCATCCGTTATGCTTTCGAGTACGCTAAGGCAAATGGCCGTAAAAAAGTAACCTGCTTTACTAAAGACAATATCATGAAGCAGACCGACGGGCTGTTCCATAAGGTGTTTGACGAAATTGGCGAAGAATATCCAGACATTGTAAAAGAACACTGGATCATTGATATAGGAGCAGCTAAGATGGCCGATACCCCCGAGATATTCGACGTGATTGTAACTCTTAACCTTTACGGCGACGTATTATCAGACGTGGCGGCGCAGATAGCAGGTTCTGTAGGCCTTGCCGGTTCGGCAAATATTGGTGAAGAATATGCTATGTTCGAGGCCATACACGGGTCAGCCCCACGCATTGCCGGACAGAATAAAGCCAATCCTTCGGGCCTGTTGCACGGCGCTATCATGATGCTTAACCACATTGGCCAAAGCCATGTTGCTGAGAAGATACACAATGCCTGGTTAAAAACGCTTGAGGATGGTATCCATACCTATGACATTTACCGCGAGGGCGTAAGCAAGCAAAAGGTAAGTACCAGCGAATTTGCTGAAGCTATCATTGAGCGCTTAGGGCAGGTACCGTCGCAACTGAAAGCCGTTAAATATGAGCAAAAAAGCCAGATCAGCTTACCTGCCTACCAGCGCAAAAAACCAGCTGAAAAGGCATTGCAGGGCGTAGATATTTTTGTGCACTGGCAGGGCCATGATGCTAACGAACTGGGCCAGTTGTTGAACGACTTGAAAACCGAGCACTTACAGCTGACCATGATCTCGAACCGTGGCATTAAGGTATGGCCCGAAGGCTTTAAAGAAACCTTCTGTACAGATCACTGGCGTTGCCGTTTCTCAGCCGATGGCGGTTCTGTCCCTTCTAAAGAAGAGGTTATCAAACTACAGGAACTGGCGCATCATAAAAACGTGGATGTAATTAAAACGGAAAACCTTTACCAGTTTGACGGTAAAGCAGCTTACTCATTAGGACAAGGTCAATAA